CGATCTGCATGATCTTCACCATCGCGCCCCCGCCGGCGCCGAACATGAGCGTGATGCCGAACCCGACGACGGCGATGGTCCCCACGCCGATCGCCACCGGTCCCGAGATCGAGTTGGCCACCGCGTCGAGCGGGCCTTCCCACGGCATCGCACCGCCGCCGCCCGCGGCGCCAGCCGAGGCCGGCACCGAGGCCACGAGGGAAGCCGCCACCGTCATCAACGCCACACCGAACCGACCACGCATCACGCCAGACATCTCGCTTCTCCTGAAGCCCCTCGGGGCCGTGTTGGGGGAACAGCCGGGCCTCGCCCGCCTTGTAGTGCTTATCCGTGGAAAGCATACATAAAGCGCCGAACACTGCTCTTCACCGCGTTCGGTAGCTGCCCGTCTGCGGGTCGTAGCCATCGACGTGCACGATCTCCTCGACCCTTCGCCCGTCGGCACCGCGGCGGATGCTGACCAGCACGTCCACCGCCTCGCCGATGGCCACGCGGTTGACGTTGACCGCCACCTCGGAGATCAGCTCCTCGAGCCGGCGAAGACCGGCGACCGCCCCGTCGGCGTGCAGCGTCCCGAGCCCGCCGGGGTGTCCGGTGTTCCACGCCTTCACCAGGTCCAGCGCCTCGCCCCCGCGCACCTCGCCGATCACGATGCGGTCGGGCCGCATCCGCATGGTGTCGCGGAGCAGGTCTCGCAGCGTGGCCCCCGCGTTCTCGGCCACCCGCATCGAGACCGAGTCCGGCACCAGGCACTGCAGCTCGGCGGTGTCCTCGATGAGGATCACGCGGTCGCCGTGGAAGCCCTTCTCCGCGAGCAGCGCGTTGCAAAGCGTGGTTTTGCCTGAGCCCGTCCCCCCCACCACCACGATGTTCTTCCGCGTGTTCACCGCGTCCCGCAGCTCGGCGGCTTGGTTCTCTCGCATCGTGCCCGCGGAGACGTAGTCGTCGAGCGTGAAGACCTGCGTCGACCGCTTCCGTAGCGAGAACGTTGGCGCCTCCACGATCGGCGGCAAGAGCGCGTGAAACCGCTCCCCGCTCTCCAGCACGCCCGAGGCCCGCGGGTGATTGCGGTCGGCCCGTACGCCCACCCGGTCCGCGAGCAGGCACACCAGGTTCTCGGCCGCGTGCGGATCCAGCTGCCCTGCGACGCGCCGCCCGGACGCGTGGGTGTCCAGCCAGATCCGCCCGTCGGGGTTCACGCAGACCTCCACCACGTCGGGGTCGATCAGCGCCGAGCGGATCACCGGCCCCAGGCAGGCGCTCAGTGCCTCTTGCTTCCGCGCCGACTCCCGCGCTCCGCCCAGGAGCGACCGCGTTCCTTCATCCGTGCTGATCATCCCGGGCCTCCCCCCTCGTGGCGTCCACGCCGAAGAGCAACTCTTCCAGACGGATGCTCCGCCCAAGAACCGAGGTCGACCGCCCCACCGTCTCGGCGATGGCGTCCATCAGCCGCGAGAGCTTCAGGTCGGCCACCGCCCCGGCGGCCCGCTTCTCCTCCTCGGGGATGTCCGGGGTCACGGCGAACCACGCCCGCGCCAGCACCAGCACCGTCTCCAGCTGGATCTGCTGCCGCAACTCGAGCTTCCGCTGCCGCGTGCCCAAATCCAAGAGGTTGCGGTGGATCGACTCCAGTGCCGATTCCATCCCCCCCGCCAGGTACACACGCCGGCACGCCTCGTTCACGAGATCGCTGCGCGTGAGGGTGCCGCTGCGGCGTTCGAGTTGCTCGATGACCTCCGCATCGACAGTCACGGTCACACGGTGTCCGGGTGCCTTCT
This genomic interval from Phycisphaera mikurensis NBRC 102666 contains the following:
- a CDS encoding TrbC/VirB2 family protein, with product MRGRFGVALMTVAASLVASVPASAGAAGGGGAMPWEGPLDAVANSISGPVAIGVGTIAVVGFGITLMFGAGGGAMVKIMQIGLGLAVAASAGSWALPLFGFGLAL
- the trbB gene encoding P-type conjugative transfer ATPase TrbB, with amino-acid sequence MISTDEGTRSLLGGARESARKQEALSACLGPVIRSALIDPDVVEVCVNPDGRIWLDTHASGRRVAGQLDPHAAENLVCLLADRVGVRADRNHPRASGVLESGERFHALLPPIVEAPTFSLRKRSTQVFTLDDYVSAGTMRENQAAELRDAVNTRKNIVVVGGTGSGKTTLCNALLAEKGFHGDRVILIEDTAELQCLVPDSVSMRVAENAGATLRDLLRDTMRMRPDRIVIGEVRGGEALDLVKAWNTGHPGGLGTLHADGAVAGLRRLEELISEVAVNVNRVAIGEAVDVLVSIRRGADGRRVEEIVHVDGYDPQTGSYRTR